The proteins below are encoded in one region of Apium graveolens cultivar Ventura chromosome 4, ASM990537v1, whole genome shotgun sequence:
- the LOC141718672 gene encoding uncharacterized protein LOC141718672, giving the protein MEKAFALVKVEADQKTDCVSYFLKGEANYWWESKKTLEGEGVVTWDRFTELFLEKYFPRYMKNQMEIKFLELKQRNLMVTDYEAKFTELARFVPEQVDTDEKRAKRFQQGLKLWIRSRVAVFELTTYTACKQKGHSSREFLSGKAEVIYFQYGRKGHIVKDCRGAAMATSIPRVLALPSALQQNQPRARTFNMTMKEVV; this is encoded by the exons atggaaaAGGCCTTTGCGTTGGTTAAAGTTGAAGCGGATCAAAAGACGGATTGTGTTAGCTACTTCTTGAAGGGTGaggccaattactggtgggaatccaAGAAAACACTGGAAGGCGAGGGTGTAGTGACTTGGGACAGATTCACTGAACtttttctggagaagtattttccccgttacatgaagaatcaaatggaaaTTAAGTTCTTGGAGTTGAAGCAGAGAAATTTGATGGTCACTGACTATGAagccaagttcactgaattggctaggtttgttccagagcaagtAGATACTGATGAAAAGCgagccaagagattccagcagggactgaagcTGTGGATCCGTAGCAGAGTAGCGGTGTTCGAACTGACGACCTATACAGCC TGCAAGCAGAAGGGACACTCCTCTAGGGAATTTCTGTCAGGAAAGGCAGAGGTTATTTATTTTCAATACGGAAGAAAGGGACACATCGTTAAAGATTGCAGAGGAGCAGCAATGGCAACCAGCATCCCAAGGGTTTTGGCATTACCTTCGGCACTACAGCAGAACCAGCCTAGGGCACGGACTTTTAACATGACGATGAAAGAAGTTGTGTAG